In the Sarcophilus harrisii chromosome 1, mSarHar1.11, whole genome shotgun sequence genome, one interval contains:
- the PERCC1 gene encoding protein PERCC1, whose translation MAAGVIRNLCDFRLQAAFHQPFLPTSGHRDPDFPETSEEEEEDGEEEEEGEKLGDNLELAGSNPGCQRSDQNLITGPTRSSPSSAEMTLQLLRFSELISCDIQKYFGQKTKDDDPDACNIYEDCRPPGKSARELYYADLMQIVQSGDQEDEDTDVVGLPKGLDCPARFISSRDRSQKLGPLVELFEYGLCQYARQRVSDSRRLRLEKKYGHITPMHKRKLPQSFWKEPAPSSLCLLNTSTPDFSDLLANWTSDVAQELHGVGGRELDRQALEMDQLEEV comes from the coding sequence ATGGCTGCTGGAGTGATCAGAAATTTATGTGACTTTAGGCTTCAGGCTGCCTTCCATCAACCATTCTTACCTACTTCTGGCCACCGAGATCCAGATTTCCCTGAAACctctgaggaggaggaggaagatggtgaggaggaagaggaaggggaaaagctTGGAGACAACCTGGAGCTGGCAGGCAGTAATCCAGGATGCCAGAGATCGGACCAGAACCTGATAACGGGTCCCACCAGGTCAAGCCCAAGTAGCGCTGAGATGACTTTGCAACTCCTTCGCTTCTCCGAGCTCATCAGTTGTGACATCCAGAAGTACTTTGGCCAGAAGACAAAAGATGATGACCCAGATGCCTGCAACATTTACGAGGATTGCCGCCCACCTGGTAAATCTGCAAGGGAGCTCTACTATGCAGATTTGATGCAAATCGTCCAGAGTGGGGACCAGGAGGATGAGGACACTGATGTCGTAGGTCTCCCTAAGGGCTTAGATTGCCCCGCCAGGTTCATCTCCAGCAGAGACAGGTCTCAAAAGCTGGGGCCTCTGGTTGAGCTCTTTGAATACGGTCTCTGTCAATATGCTAGGCAGAGGGTGTCTGACAGTAGGAGGCTGAGGCTTGAAAAGAAGTATGGCCACATCACCCCAATGCACAAAAGGAAGTTGCCCCAGTCCTTCTGGAAGGAGCCGGCTCCCAGCTCCTTATGTCTGCTCAACACCAGCACACCTGACTTTAGTGACCTGCTTGCCAACTGGACGTCAGATGTGGCCCAGGAGCTCCACGGTGTGGGAGGCCGGGAGCTGGACAGACAAGCCTTGGAGATGGATCAGTTAGAGGAGGTGTAA